Proteins encoded together in one Porites lutea chromosome 2, jaPorLute2.1, whole genome shotgun sequence window:
- the LOC140927779 gene encoding uncharacterized protein, giving the protein MKVVCAGLCKTGKTSLAKALRILGFTVFDSAEHRKFHLDQWFAVYFKGKSPDFAAMYKDIDAVADLPPAFWFQEIYEAFPDAKVILTLRDDEEIWVKSFSKQNEFDQTQGGILNRLIIKWPHVIMQWIRGKPPVLHLLDTAMLTAAFGSLNSKSTVLFKKKYREHNERVQAVIPKDKLLIYNVNQGWKPLCTFLGCNVPALKFPRENVALSDSKHRLTARLQQRKRDAFVILVICALLVSVCYSAWFCLISQ; this is encoded by the coding sequence ATGAAGGTTGTTTGTGCAGGCTTGTGCAAGACAGGAAAAACATCCCTGGCTAAAGCTTTAAGAATCCTTGGCTTTACAGTGTTTGATTCTGCAGAACACAGGAAATTTCATCTTGATCAATGGTTCGCTGtttatttcaaaggaaaatcccCGGATTTTGCGGCAATGTACAAAGATATCGACGCGGTGGCCGATTTGCCTCCTGCGTTTTGGTTTCAAGAAATCTACGAAGCTTTTCCTGATGCGAAAGTCATTCTTACTTTAAGAGACGACGAAGAAATTTGGGTGAAAAGTTTTAGCAAGCAAAACGAATTTGATCAGACGCAAGGCGGAATTCTTAACAGACTGATTATCAAGTGGCCTCATGTAATCATGCAGTGGATACGGGGAAAACCACCGGTCTTACATCTCCTTGATACCGCCATGTTAACAGCAGCTTTTGGAAGCCTAAATTCAAAGTCTACTGTCCTTTTCAAGAAGAAATACCGCGAACACAACGAGCGAGTTCAAGCGGTCATTCCAAAGGATAAACTGTTGATTTACAACGTAAATCAAGGCTGGAAGCCTCTGTGCACCTTTCTTGGGTGCAATGTTCCCGCCCTGAAATTTCCAAGGGAAAATGTGGCGTTATCGGACTCAAAGCATCGGTTAACAGCCAGACTGCAGCAGCGGAAACGCGACGCGTTCGTTATCCTTGTAATTTGTGCTTTGCTTGTAAGCGTATGTTATTCAGCATGGTTCTGCTTAATTAGTCAATGA